The genomic stretch AGCAGTGAGCTGTAAACTCAGTTTTTGCCTCCAGGAGAGGGTGTGCCAGACCTGGTTGGGTTGAGCAGCCAGGCTCGGTGCAGCCGGGCCGGCGGGAGGGACCGGTGCTCGGCCAGGGAGCAGGCAAACCCTGCCCGCATCACCCCGCGCGTCCTCTGCCCGCAGGTACGAGGAGCAGCGCTCGCCGGGGATACCCGACCTTCGCCTACGCCAGACGCAGTACGTTCCTGTCCCTCCCCACGCCCCCGCCAGCGCTCGGCCCCTCGGCTTCTCCCTCGTCCTCcgctttctgctttttctgctgtcCAGGTGCTACCCAGAGCCATATAACGCCTATTCCCTCCACAGgactcccctcctcctttcttatAATCACTGGCCCCGCAGATTAAAGCAGCCGATCCCAAACAAGCTTAGGATCTTACTGAGACCCCACTTTAATTTGTTGCACGTTAAATTTTTGCTTGGGGCAAGTACAGACGGGCATTTATCCATGTGCCGCCTGGGATGGGACCACGTCCTCtagcccacctcctcctgcaacCCCCAAATTGCTAAATAAGGTCTACGGATGCATCACTCGGGATGCTGGAGATCCCAACGTGCCAACAGATTAAAAACTCGCCCATCTAAGCCACGCGCTCGCTCCAAACCCGAGATGACGCCTCCGTGGCTGCTCTCATTCAATGGTCTTTTCCAGCCACCTGCCGTGGTAAGCCAGGGGTTCCCTTTCGCCCGTCACTATTCAAATAGCCCAGCCGTGTGCCTGTCTGCCTTTCTAGGAAATAACCCGACCTGCTTTATTACAAATCGGGTGGAAGAGTAGGTGTGGGAGACGACACGGCACATGTTTCCAAGAGACCTCATTTTTAGAAACTTTAGTCACAAGTGCATCCTCGTAAACATTATTAGAAcattgtcatttaaaaataaacccaaaccacagaCTTGGAGTGTATCTCATCCATTCAAAGCAGCTTAAATTAATACCATCTAGTAGCCCAGTTaaagaaatttctttaaaaatctaacCGCATATTAAACTCTTAATAAATCCTTTTTGTGTTTTACAAATCAGCTGGCCCCTAACATGCTCAGCCTGCTCGGTAGCATCTTAGGCTTCTGTTTGCACACAGTAAAACTGGTGTTTGCAATAGGACACACACTTCCCCTATAGAGAACATATGTTGAAGTATAGTTAAAGACATTCAACATGATCATACCAACAATTCTACCCTCTttttttggggtttcttttttttttttaatttaaccacATTTGAAACACAGGCGAGCGTTGCCTCTCAGACGGCATTTAAATGACAATGTGCGTTTGATTTCCTTTAAGCCAAAGTTATTCCACACTAAGCATGAACTGCATGCACTTTGCTCCCCTCGAGTTTATCTTAATCATCCTGAATTCAGTAGCCTGCGGGGAATTAAGTCAGAAGCATTCAGGCGCCTTCTCATGTTTTAGTTCCCAGCTCCCTGAACATGCTTTGAGTTTGTTTAATTCATGTGGTGTGTAATACCCAAATACATAGTCTGAGCTAGATAGAAGCTGCTAGATAGAAGCTGCTAAGAAACCAACTGCCCGTTTTCGGGCAGCCATACGTGTAACGCGCGTCTCAGTAACACACCACTGATGTTATTCAAGGTCCACTGGTGCAAGATTCAAAACGGTTTTTATCTCCATGGTCGAAATGGAGCGAGTGCTCAGGAAAGTGTGGCCAAACCGGTGTGCAGAAGCGTACCAGATCCTGCCTAGCTGAGCGCCTCTGGGGCGTGCACTGTAATGAAGCAACCGAGGAAGGGCGGCTCTGCATTGGACACGTTTGCTCAGGTGCTCCTATAACCTCGCTTACGGGCAGGGGACCATGTCCTGATCTCACCACCGCGTAGGCGTTGTACTCCCTTCGCTGCTGTTTTACCACCTTTCTCTCCCCTACCAGAATATGGTGAtgccagagcagggctggagagTACTAAGGGAGCAGAGCGTGGGGAGTTTATAGCCAAATAGCAAGATGGGGGGGTGGTCCAGGTATGGGGAATCGTCAGGGACCCATAAAGGTCCTGGGGAAACAGGAAAAATCCCGTTCATTGTGTTGTAACAGCAGCTCTCAAGGTGGAGTCAGCGATTGCAGCATGCAATCTCCAGGAAGAAGAGTTGGGAATATTGAATTGCCACAGCCCCTGCTAAAGGGGCTTGTAATTAATTATATTATTCTTATAATCCCCTTTTAAACAAGTCACTCTGAAAATAGTCCATGTTTTCTCCCAgaaagttgttttgggttttccctgatttcttccatttatttccagctaTAAAAAAATTATCAGGTAACTGCTGTACAGGGATGCTCTGTGGTTGTAAAAGGAATGCCCTGAGCCCTTGCACTGGGAAGAGACAGAGATTATTATTTAGCATTAATCACTACAGGtactgaaaatgtttcagaatcACTGCCTGGGAGACAATTCGTTAAATCCATCAGATAATGCTCATTTGGCAATTAACCTGTGTCTTGGCCAAGCCAGGATACCATTGAATAAGGGGAGACAGCTTTTAAGATAGACCAAAGTCATGACTTTTGGGCATGAGTTGGTAAGAGACACCTACAAAGTTTAAGGCATTTGGATTTGTAATTTTGCCAGGGTTGAGCTAAGAGCTCACAGGCTGATCTGGATTCAAATTTCCCTGAAATTCAGCCCTTTGGGGAAGGTAAATAACAGTTCCCAGCTGTAATTATATCCACGTGGCTGCTTTCTACTAATTGTCAGGTTCAAAACGACATCGTCGCTGTGTTTCTAATGCACAGCTGTTGATAATCAGTAAAAATATGTTTTGGATACAATTTATTCCTTATGCAGTATCTGCCTTATTGCATCTAAATTAAAAGCAGACGCGAGGCCGTGCCGTGAGCGTTACGGGGACTTGGGGCTGCTTTCTGACCCGCGTACCTCTCCTCCAGCCTGCAACATCACCTGCCCCATGGGCCGCGTCAACGCCGACTGCGACGCCTGCATGTGCGAGGATGCGACCCTGCACGGGAAGGTCTCCCTTGAGGACGGGTCGCCCGCTGCCGATGCCCGGGTCTACCTGCAAGCCAAGAAACTCAAGCTGTTGACAATGGCCGATAACAGGGGCATGTTTAGGATCCCAGGAGTCTGCCCCGATGGCAAAAACACCCTTAAAATAAAGAAGGCTAAATATGCAACAGCGACTGTCACCGTGCCCAAGAGCAACAGAAGAAACCTGGCGATCCAAGTGCAGCTGCAGCGATCAGGTAGCCCCAAAGAGGGAGGGAATGCAGGAGCCTTTATGCAGTAAATCAGAAATAAACCCTGATTTTTAGGAAGGGAAGAGTAACGAGACGGCCTTTTCCTCCTCCCGCAGGCAAACCCTACATTTTCAGGAGCCCCGAGGACAAAGCGAGGAGAGTGGGACAGAGCGTGTCGCTCTGCTGCGATGCCCGCGGCAGCCCGGCCCCCGACCGCTACCTCTGGTAAGGAACTGTTTGATCGGACAGAAGTCTCACCTATCGCACAGATTCAATTTTTATCTCCTTACCATCTCCATAAAGGTGGTTTTTTAGCCGTAAAGCAGCTAAAGATGCCGAGAGCTGATTGCTGGAAATGATGGTTTCCTCGAGATGTGCAGAGCTGGCAATTCTCGCAGGTGCGGTTATGTCATCTGCAGAGAgacttactggaaaaaaatacaaataagagTTTGAAAAACCTCAGCAGGCACgactggcagctctgcctgcctgccagccgcCCCGCAACCACATCTCAGCGCTGCCAGGGGAAGGGGAATAACTTTTAGGTGATGCCACCTAGCCAGACTACaaatagggaaactgaggcaagaggTCTGGCAAAATccacagggcaggagcaggattAGGGCATGGCTCTGCTCCGGCCAGGCGGTCAGTCTCTGTCCCCTTAACTGCCTGCCTGTTCCTGGCAGGTACCACAACGGCTCACTGCTGGATCCCTCCTTATACAAATATAAGAACAACTTGATTCTGAAGAACTTGAACAGAGACCAGTCAGGAGAGTATTTCTGCAAGGCCAGCAGCGCCGGGGGGTCGGCGAAGTCCCAATCTGCCAAGCTTGCCGTCATAGGTAAGAGAAAACGTGCATGATGCTCTCCaagcagctggggaggcagcggggTGCAGAAACCAGAAATTGCAATACATGCGGGAAAGAAAAGTCgcaggaaaaatatttggggtttatttCATGTATCTGTCAGCAGATAAGCTTGCGTGAGCTGGTTACGAACCAGATGCCCTCTCCAAACTGGAGCTCTGGGTTGCAGGTGACCTGCCAAGCTCAGTCTGCCGGTTTCAGCAGATTTCTCCCTGTACTTGCTGTCTGACGCGTGaatatttctgtttggtttttctttttttttttaaaccctgggACACATTTTGGTCTGTTCATAGCCGAAAAGCCAGGCAGCTGTAGAACATCTAGCTGAGGGTGGGTTGGATGGCAGTGGTGGGTAAGCAGGAGCTGGGACGCTCCTGCAAACAGCACTGCTCTTAATCAGGTACCTAAAGCTAAAGCTGAGGACCTGCTTCACCGAAACAGAAGCTGGATAAATTCAGCTAACCAAAATCCTGCAAAACATCTGTTTGATGGCTGCGAAAACCTCACTGTTATTGGAAGCAATGTGTAGCTCTGAGGGTTTCAGACCACATAGCGATGCCTGTACAATTATTTCATGCTGCTCATTAAGAAATCCTATTCAACAGGAAGACAAGAGGCAGCCTGCAACTCCCAACCCCAAAGCCACCTCATCCGCCTTCCGCACGACTGCTTCCAAAAAGCAACCGACTCCTTTTACTACGACGTGGGCAAGTGCCCAGCAAAGACCTGTGCTGGGAAGCTGGACAAGGGGCTCCGGTGTAAGGACAATGTCGCCTACTGCTGCGGGGTGTCCAAGATGGAAACCAGAGACATCTCCTGCAACGGGTACACGCTCCCCACTAAGGTCATCGTAGAATGTGGCTGCAAAAAATGCACCGAGACCAAAATAACGGTTCGAGGCAGAGCTACAGCAGCAGATAACGGTGAGCCGCTGAGGTTTGGCCACATCTACATGGGGAACAAGAGAGTGAGTATGACCGGCTACAAGGGAACCTTCTCCATCCACGTCCCAGCAGACACGGAGAGACTGGTTCTAACTTTCGTCGATCGGCTGCAGAAGTTTGTGAACACAACAAAAGTTCTGCCCTTCAAGGAAAACGGAGGTGCTGTGTTTCACGAGATCAAGCTACTAAGAAAGAAAGCCCCTGTTACGCTGGAATCGACCGAAACCAACGTGATTTCCTTGGGAGAAATGGAAGAAGATGATCCAATCGCTGAATTAGAAATCCCTCCCGAtgcattttacaggaaaaatggAGAGGCCTACAGAGGCAAAGTGAAAGCCAGTGTGACATTCCTGGACCCACGAAACGTCTCAACAGCTGCTGTGACACAAAGTGACCTGAACTTCGTGGACGAGGAAGGAGACGTATTCCCGCTCCGCACGTACGGCATGTTTTCCGTGGACTTCACGGACGAACAGGGCACCGAGTCTCTTAACGCAGAGGAGGTGAAAGTTCATTTGGACGCTGCTCAGGTCAAGATGCCAGAGCACCTGCAAGAGATGAAGCTTTGGTCGCTGAACCCAGAGACAGGATTatgggaggaagaaggggacTTCAACCTTGAGAAAAGCAGACGGCGCAAAAGGGAGGAGAGAACTTTTTTGGTTGGGAACATGGAGATCAAAGAAAGGCGGCTTTTTAACCTGGACGTCCCAGAGGGCAGACGGTGCTACGTCAAAGTCCGAGCATACAGAAGCGAGAGATTTCTGCAAAGTGAGCAGATCCAAGGGGTTGTGATTTCTATTATAAACACGGAACCAGAACCGGGTTTCTCCTCCAACCCCAGAGCATGGGGCCGTTTCGACAGCGTGGTCACTGGTCCCAACGGCGCCTGCGTGCCCGCCTTCTGCGATGAGCAAAACCCCGAGGCCTACACAGCTTATATCTTGGCGAGTATGGGGGGTGAAGAGCTCGAAGCTGTGTCCTCTGCTCCC from Calonectris borealis chromosome 11, bCalBor7.hap1.2, whole genome shotgun sequence encodes the following:
- the CILP gene encoding cartilage intermediate layer protein 1, with protein sequence MITAKGWVLLLLLLLGVTSILGQRLLKPALGRIQIGQKTFSPLVTLSLESTRSSARRGYPTFAYARRSPLVQDSKRFLSPWSKWSECSGKCGQTGVQKRTRSCLAERLWGVHCNEATEEGRLCIGHVCSACNITCPMGRVNADCDACMCEDATLHGKVSLEDGSPAADARVYLQAKKLKLLTMADNRGMFRIPGVCPDGKNTLKIKKAKYATATVTVPKSNRRNLAIQVQLQRSGKPYIFRSPEDKARRVGQSVSLCCDARGSPAPDRYLWYHNGSLLDPSLYKYKNNLILKNLNRDQSGEYFCKASSAGGSAKSQSAKLAVIGRQEAACNSQPQSHLIRLPHDCFQKATDSFYYDVGKCPAKTCAGKLDKGLRCKDNVAYCCGVSKMETRDISCNGYTLPTKVIVECGCKKCTETKITVRGRATAADNGEPLRFGHIYMGNKRVSMTGYKGTFSIHVPADTERLVLTFVDRLQKFVNTTKVLPFKENGGAVFHEIKLLRKKAPVTLESTETNVISLGEMEEDDPIAELEIPPDAFYRKNGEAYRGKVKASVTFLDPRNVSTAAVTQSDLNFVDEEGDVFPLRTYGMFSVDFTDEQGTESLNAEEVKVHLDAAQVKMPEHLQEMKLWSLNPETGLWEEEGDFNLEKSRRRKREERTFLVGNMEIKERRLFNLDVPEGRRCYVKVRAYRSERFLQSEQIQGVVISIINTEPEPGFSSNPRAWGRFDSVVTGPNGACVPAFCDEQNPEAYTAYILASMGGEELEAVSSAPKLNPNAIGVPQPYLNKLNYRRTDHEDSSTKKTAFSINMAKPSPNSPEENNGPIYAYENLRECEEAPHNAAHFRFYRIEGDQYDYNTVPFSEDDLMSWTDDYLAWWPKPMEFRACYIKVKINGPQEVNVRSRNMGGTHPRTIGKLYGIRDVRSIRDSEQPDVSAACLEFKCSGMLFDQDRVDRTLVKVVPQGSCRRESVNSMLHEYLVNHLPMATNNDSSEYTMLAPLDPLGHNYGIYTVTDQDPRIAKEIALGRCFDGTSDGTSRTMKSNIGVGLTFTCSERSAAEQSIFQSQRNSGQQSILVLPGESPAYRRQPASRRTTQGRIPMRGQRSPTY